Below is a genomic region from Raphanus sativus cultivar WK10039 chromosome 4, ASM80110v3, whole genome shotgun sequence.
ctCTTAACTTAACTTAACAATCCTCTGAGAAGAAAGCTAGGGTTTATGCTATGCGCGAATCTCATAActgacaaaataaaaacatggaTTCAGATTCGTGTATGGCACCTGAGGAGAAGGACCAAGATCCCGCCTCTCTCAATCACCACCAATCCGCATCTCAACCTTCTCCCTCCGAAACCGGATCCGAATCGGCGTCTCCCCCCTCAGCTCAACAGCAGCAACAAGCGGCGGTTGTAATTGGTCCGAGATGCGCGCCGTCGTATACCGTGGTGAATGCTATACTAGAGAAGAAAGAGGACGGTCCTGGTCCTAGATGCGGCCACACTCTGACTTCTGTTCCCGCCGTCGGCGAGGAAGGCTCCTCTAATTACATTGGACCGCGTCTCGTTTTGTTCGGTGGGGCCACTGCGCTCGAGGGGAATTCAGGAGGAACGGGGACTCCTACTTCTGCTGGAAGTGCCTCCGGCGGCGGCATTCgtgcgttttttttttgtttcctaatCAAGATTcagttctttttttatttttatcaattattttagagtattgtttttgttttataaaacaGGTTTAGCTGGTGCAACTGCTGATGTTCATTGTTATGATGTACTTACTAATAAATGGTCGAGGTGAGAAGAGCTTTAGATAGCAACtcttttgttaaattatttttttatttaaaaaatgtgtGAAGTGAAATTTGGTGTGATAGGCTTACACCACATGGAGAACCGCCTAGCCCAAGAGCTGCGCATGTGGCTACTGCTGTTGGGACCATGGTTGTTATTCAGGTGAGGGGGAGAGTATAATATGTTAGTGTGTCTCTTTGTTTACCTGATAACCAATTGTCTCTTTGGCGCAGGGTGGAATAGGTCCTGCTGGTTTGTCAGCTGAGGATCTCCACGTTCTTGATCTGACTCAACAACGGCCACGTTGGCACAGGTTCGGATTATATAAGTCTTGCTTATAGTGAAATTTATTATGCTAGTTTGTCGCTTGATTTTGGATTATACATTTTTTTCCAGGGTTGTTGTACAGGGTCCTGGACCAGGACCGCGTTATGGACATGTCATGGCACTGGTAGGACAGAGGTATCTTATGGCGATTGGTGGAAATGACGGTAAGTATTTTTACTCGCTACCCTCAAGTAAAAGTGTGTTTATATTTTCGCTAAAATAGCTCCCTTTCTCTTAACTTCCGTAAACTATTAGGAAAGCGTCCGTTAGCTGATGTGTGGGCTTTGGACACTGCTGCTAAGCCTTATGAATGGCGTAAGCTGGAACCAGAAGGGGAAGGTCCACCTCCATGCATGTAATTTTGCTTACTTGGCTTAATTTCTTCTATGTGATTGCTTTATTTGCTCTTTAGTGATATATGTATGTCTTTGGTTTGTACGTCAAAACTAGGTATGCGACTGCAAGTGCGCGGTCTGATggccttcttcttctctgtggTGGAAGAGATGCGAGTAGTGTGGTAAGCCATATAGTTCCCCTGCTACAAAGTTTATCCCCTGTTTGAAAATAGACACTTGCTTTGGATTGAGCCTTTAAGCTTGTCAGCTGGAGGGAATCCATATATTGAATTTCTCTTAACTACCATTATATTAACGCTGCATCGAGGTGATAGGGGAGTAGCTTCTCTTTGCCAATTACTTCgaacaaaaattcaaatagaaaATTATCTATCATGTTTTCATAAATAGAGTTTAAGAGCTTCTTTGTCCGTATTGATCTTCAATATTTGATTGACATGCTTTATATGTCTCTGTGTACCACCATATGATAGCCCCTTGCAAGTGCATATGGACTTGCCAAGCACAGAGATGGACGTTGGGAATGGGCCATAGCTCCTGGTGTTTCACCTTCTGCCAGATACCAGCATGCAGCAGTATGagatgtttcttttcttttctgttaTTCTCTTATCTATTTCCATCAGAAAAACCAACCTTTggtaaaatattttaggtcTTTGTAAATGCAAGGCTCCATGTCTCTGGTGGGGCACTTGGTGGTGGACGCATGGTAGAGGACTCATCTAGTGTTGCAGGTTagcaaagaagagaaacaatcTCATGTTTGTGTTGTTTTGGAGATTTGGGATGATAGAatacttgttttttttactCTTATACATGCAATATCTATAACGATGATTATGTTATACAACTTTAGGTCGTTTTAATCGATTGATTCTGACTGAAGTATATTCTTTCTTTATAAAAGTATGGTAACTATCGTCCGTTGCTTATCATTCTTCCTAATGGACTGTAGAAGCCAGAGTCTGCTTTCAGATGTGAGATTCATCTAAAAGCATCAAACATAGACTGTAATCTTTTTCACCCATCTGATATAGCTATCGTCGAGGGGCTACAATATTCGATTCGTAACAAATAGAACGTGCAGACATCTAATTTTCTCTGACTGGTTCATGTTTGTTGCTTTGTTCAGTGTTGGATACTGCAGCAGGTGTTTGGTGTGATACAAAATCAGTTGTTACTAGTCCTAGAACTGGTAGATATAGCGCTGATGCAGCTGGTGGTGATGCTTCTGTGGAACTGACTAGGCGCTGCAGGCATGCTGCTGCTGCAGTGGGTGATTTGATATTTGTCTATGGTGGTTTGCGTGGAGGTAACTAGAAAATCTTTACAGTTGTTAGTGGCAATATGTACTTGCATATTTGTTCATTTAATGTACCATTTTTATAGTATCTGAGAATCCAATTATTCTGCCAATTGGGCATATTCCATTGAGTTGCCAATGTATGATACACAATTTCCTGAATAGGTAGTTGATCTTTTGTCGAAGTCTGGTACTTTATATCATGAAGTATTAACATTAATCAGTCGTCATATTATAGAGTTTCTCTTTTCACCAAATATGGTGCCATTTATcatttctcttctctttctagACCCgtgcacttttttttttcaaattatagctGCAAAACTTAACGATAATCTATTGATGCATTAGGTGTGTTACTTGATGATCTGCTGGTTGCTGAAGATCTTGCCGCTGCGGAAACAACCTCTGCGGCCTCTCATGCTGCTGCAGAAGCCGCAGCAAACTCACCACCTGGCCGTTCACCTGGAAGATATGGATTTTCTGATGAAAGGACAGGGGAGCTACCGGAATCAGCTCCAGATGCTGTTGTGCTGGGAAGCCCTGTTGCACCGCCTGCGAATGGGGATATGCATACTGATATAAGCACAGAAAATGCAATGCTCCCTGGAACTCGGTTAGCGTcttaatttttggttttggtgtatTGCTAGCGTGCCTCTGCATTTCttcatgaaaaatatttaacagCCAGCATTGTAGGAGAACAAGCAAGGGTGTGGAGTATCTTGTTGAAGCATCGGCTGCGGAAGCTGAGGCTATCAGTGCAACCTTAGCTGCAGCAAAGGCACGGCAAGTCAACGGTGAAGTTGAGCAGCCAGATAGGGATCGTGGTGCTGAGGCTACACCCAGTGGAAAACCTTCATCCTCATTAATTAAGCCTGACTCTGCGGTGTCTACTAGTGTTATTCCTGCAGGGGTTCGACTTCATCATAGAGCTGTGAGTCATACTAACTATGTTAAGTAAAATCtgaagttttttcttttgtcaaaaaattgAAGTCTATAAACATATTTCCAACATCATGTTTCTTTCACTTGCTAGTGTTGTACGTTTAGTTATAAGTGCTAATACTTCGATTATTTCTGGAACTTTGTAAGGTGGTGGTTGCTGCAGAAACAGGTGGAGCCTTAGGTGGAATGGTTAGACAGTTATCTATTGATCAATTTGAAAATGAGGGCCGCCGTGTTGGTTATGGGACACCCGAAAGTGCAACAGCAGCAAGGAAATTATTAGATCGGCAGCAGTCGATCAATAGTGTTCCCAAAAAGGTAAAGATTACTGCAAGAAAGCAAACATGTTCATGAATGCGGGATTTAGAAGAACTGCAAAATATTGCTTCCTTCAATTATTTCAGAGAAATTTTCTTGCTATAACACCGGTCATTTGGTTGATCTGATCGGAACCATAATAGTATTTAGATACTGCTTGTTTATTGTTCAGTGATGTTAGTAGCCTAGAGGTTCCACTTGGCGGCTCCGAAGTGGGACTATTCAATACCGTATAATGAACACCTCTGTTTTATTAGGTTGTAGCTCATCTCTTGAAGCCTCGTGGGTGGAAGCCTCCTGTTCGACGCCAGTTTTTCTTGGATTGCAATGAAATAGCTGATCTTTGCGACAGTGCAGAACGTATCTTCTCAAGCGAGCCTACTGTATTACAGCTTAAAGCTCCTATTAAGATATTTGGTGATTTGCATGGTCAGTTTGGGGATCTCATGCGACTTTTTGATGAATATGGTTCGCCATCAACAGCTGGAGACATATCGTATGTATACAGCTCAGTCTCTAGTGCAATATCATCCCTACTTTCCCTATTCTATTGTTGATCTGACATTGCGTATTAATTGGTTATCAGATATATTGATTACCTCTTCTTAGGGGACTATGTTGATCGGGGTCAACACAGCTTAGAAACAATTACACTCCTGCTCGCGTTAAAGGTAGTTTTCAGAGCACCATATTAATGATGTCTCTATTATGGTAATCTTGATAAAAAAGGGTGTGATGTTCTATGGTTGATGCTGCAGGTTGAATACCAACATAACGTACATCTAATTCGTGGAAACCATGAAGCCGCCGATATTAATGCTCTCTTTGGTTTCCGGATAGAGTGTATTGAGCGAATGGTAAGTGTCTTATCTTTGTGAATATCTTGTTCCCACTTTTAGGGTCTCATGAAAGTTGCTACTTTGCAGGGTGAACGTGATGGGATCTGGGTCTGGCACAGAATGAACCGGTTATTCAATTGGCTACCTCTGGCTGCATTGATTGAGAAGAAAATTATTTGTATGCACGGAGGAATTGGTCGGTCTATAAATCATGTGGAGCAGATCGAAAGTATCCAACGTCCAATAACGATGGAAGCAGGATCAATTGTGCTTATGGATTTATTATGGTAAGTTCATGCCTAATGCAACATCGTTCTAATTTTTCCTTTGATCCTCTGCTCACTAGTATGTAAATTTGCAATCTGTTAGGTCCGATCCAACTGAAAATGACAGTGTCGAAGGTTTAAGGCCAAATGCTAGAGGCCCTGGGCTAGTTACTTTTGGGGTGAGTGGTCTTTGTGTCTTTTGTTTCATACAGTTCACATTTGAAGTAatctatcttttcttcttccaTAAGTCTTTCCTCCGGTTCTGTTACTTACCAAGAAACTGGCAATTGCAGCCTGACCGTGTCATGGAGTTCTGTAATAACAATGATCTTCAGTTAATTGTACGTGCGCATGAATGTGTGATGGACGGGTTTGAGCGTTTTGCACAGGGGCATTTGATAACGCTCTTTTCGGCTACGAATTATTGTGGTATGTCTCTGGAATCGAAACCTGCTACTAAACCGGctaaaggagaaaacttagcTGATGATAGTGTCTTATGAAATGACATGTTTAATTCTTCTCAGGGAGTGCAAACAATGCTGGGGCTATCTTGGTGTTGGGGAGAGATCTTGTGGTGGTTCCAAAGCTCATCCATCCGTTACCTCCAGCAATTACATCACCTGAAACTTCACCGGAAAGACATATAGATGACACATGGATGCAGGTTTATATCACAAACACATTTTAATTCTTCTATTTATTCGCTTGGAAATTGGTGGAGCTGAGCATTTATTTTCAGGAGTTAAATGCAAATCGACCACCTACACCAACAAGAGGACGCCCACAAACCCCAGACGACCGTGGCTCTCTTGCTTGGATATAAACCTATCCAGAGAGACAGAGACGCACTTGTGGGCTTGCATACTTCTCCTGATGAGCTGCCTCTTTGATGATGATCCTCATATTGTGTACAGATCCAACCAAAACCATTCTTGGTCTATTGCGAGATGGATCACACTTGGAATCAGTGCAAGCGCTCTTAAGATACTGGGGGGATTTCACAGATGATGAAAGAGTAAAGAAGTCAAGTTGGATGGTTTTGGAGGCGGTGAGTATTTGTGAGCGAGGCAGAGTATTTTTATTGGGTAAAAGGGAATTTGTTCATTTTTGTTTGTcttctatatattttctaagttttgtttatttgtctgTGGTATTGGGACACAACACAAGTGACTAGCAAAGGGGTTATGGTTGGGATATTAGAGGTGTATTAGTTTCGAGGAAGAAAGGGTGTTTGTATCATAGAGAGGTGTGTGGGCATTGTGTAATTTCTTTATTCCTAAAATCAGAGTATGTAATCTGTAACATCGTTTGTGTGTTTATTATgatttgcaacaaaaaaaagttatctcCCATTTTCATCTATCTTGTTCTCAcctttagaaaaaaaagtaaaaatgattTATTCTATAAACCCAGTTTAAGGGATAAGCTGCAAAATTACAACATTGAATTACAACAacatactagatcttgatccgcgctttggaagcgcggaatattttacgatgaaaaatttcactaataacttaataaatattttggtaatttttaaaagtgtgtatttaaaatatttttgcatttaaatcagcgtttttaaattcaacccaattgtgattataccggttaattcggagatctgacaattcaatttaggtttttaaaatattcatattaaaaaaaatactaaaacccgagattaaccgattgaactgttggatgaccgatatgtaatctaatttgatttaaattgtaataatttcataatttgtaatcttatactccaaatttaaaagttcattattttacaatttatgaaattatgacgtttctacaaaattttaaaaagaaaatgatagatataacataactaagattaattattgtattgtttggaaatattgatagtagtataaaaaaatatattgtttggaaacattgatagtagtataaagaaataaatatattgtttggaaacatagatagtagtataaagaaagaaacattaatgatttaatgtaagtttaactataaaatataaaggtgtatttaatttaaaaacttacaaaataaatgttaggtccaatagaatgtttatgttttaataagatagataacatAGCAAACTAGAATCCGTAAGGGGACACAGCTCCGGATCAGATTTCATCATTGTTGCTCGGCTGGACTAAACCAGGTAAGGAGTAATATGCATCCCATTTACGCTGAAACCGCAATCCACCCGCAGAAAGAACAATCGGATTGATAAGGAAGCCACTTTGGCGGAGACGAAATGGTACCtgcatcttaaaaaaaaaaaggtctcCCCCAGTCGAAAATGATCAATGCATCAGCTCCAACACTGGGATGGGAGAGACCAAACAGAGCTGCCAGTAAAGAAAATCTGGAGCTCAAAGACCAAGACCACACATGATTCTTATCTGAGAAGTGAGAACTAGATAGAGACTTTTAACAAATGCAAAAGGTACAACAACAGTGACAGATCAAAATCAAACTGAATGCAAAAACCCTAACCACAGCGTAAATATGAAATAGGGGTCACCACGTGCCAAAACCATGAGATGAAGAAAGTCGAAGAATGCAGAAGTTTTTGTTGTGCCGACATTTGAGCACATACAACTCTACGCGCTAAAACGAAAACATAAAGCAACACATGCCGCCAGGAGATCCACCTGGCACATGCCAAAAGATAAAACACCGTTGAGCGTCTTGGTGAGAAGTTCTTCTCTGGGGCAGTTGAGAGCTGCTCCGAACAGCCAACAACTACCACTCCACACTGATCAAGGTGGACCCATTAGGCACAATGAGAAATTTGtgtaaaaattgtttttatgtCTGTCATTTATGGTAAAATCCATCTCTTCATATCTCATTAATCAGCTAACAATACActattttttttgcaattaaATTTTTGACACCCCATAAAATAACATCCTCTACCTCGTCTTTGCCTTCATGCACAATTTCTAGTTCTTTTGATTCCATGAACTCCATGGTTTCAACCAACTGAAACTCTGGCTTTAGACATTCAAGAGTTTAAAGtcttgatatatttttattatatatcccAACTCTTAACTTGctataaaaattgttaaatagtctaaattaattttttatattttgtatatgaaataaaattaaaaataaagaaaactaaagtcaatttttttatatattttttttaaacataaaatatctcaTATATTTCAATAGCTgatatattattacataataaaattaattaatttgttaatCCACGATTCGCCCAATCAAATAATATAGTGACCCAGAAAGTTGTCAATTAAGGGATCAGGTATGGTTTAAGAACATTGCTTCTGAATGTCTAATACTCTCTCAGTTTTGAACTATTTATCGTTTTAGAGTAAAATTtgcgtttcaaaataagtgtcgttttcggttttcaatgcaaaatttattgacaatattctctattctatttttctattggttgatagatggttaggtgtattggtaatagtgtttttattttgaaaatatgtaaaattaaatgttttcttaatatgtgtgcataAATCTATAACaacaagtaatatgaaacggaggaagtatatTTCTTACCCTAGCCAGCTGCCACCTCTGTTGAGAAGTAAACTTGATTTGGAGTTGGGCTAATCCCCTAAACTATATCTGAAAAGTGATTTTGCCAAATGTTTTCTCTACAAttattctcacaaaaataatatgagattactactaaaattgatgacatgtcttctctacaatcattctctataattgtccatgtcatattaatttataagacatgtcatcaattttactagtcatgtcatattatttttgtgaaaaatgattgtagaagacatgtggcaaaatcacttttcaaatatagtctagaggataaaaatttcataattgtcaaaaattaaaattaaaaaatatttataaaatctgtagatatgtataagaaaataatgattttacgatttaatttgatttagtgatttaatttttataatttgctaaaaatatataatgaaatatttttaatttaaatgatatttcgaaatttgaaatgccataattgattatatttattttaatgatgatttatgagttattaccatatttttaaaaagtccaaaaatataaatcgaaaataaatgtaatatatgagttattaccatattttaaaaaagtttaccaTCAATTTTActagtcatgtcatatttatttttgtgagaatgattgtagagaacaCATGTCGCAAAATTCGTAAATATAGTCTAGGAGATTGAGAAATAATCCAAGTAATAAGAAATCTTTTTCCATATATAAAAAGCTTTGTCTACCTAAAGTTTCTTTCTGTTCATTCCAACAGCCTCAACCCTATTTCTCCGTCTTCTTCCTCCACAATACCTCACATCTTAGCTGCTAGAACTCATCTCCGTGAGGCCATGCCTAGAAACAGTTCTGGCGTTATCACTATCCCTCTAAAGCTACTGGTGGAGATATTCGAGAAACTTCCTACCAAATCCCTAGCGAGATTTCGATGTGTCTCGCATCAGTGGGAAAGTATTATCAATAACTCCATAGTCATCGACTCGATCGTGACACGGCGATTGATTCAACCACCCCGCCGTGATCCCCACTTCTTCTTCGAGACGTGTCGGTATCAACCACAGCATGATCATCCACCTTTTACCATCTTATCGTATCATCAAGTCACAGACGAAGAACAACACTATCACGAGGAGATCATTGGCGAAGGCTATCTGATAGGCTTTCAATACGTACGTGGCTTGATAGGGTTTTGGTGTTCAGATAATCTTCAGTACTTCAGAATACACAACCCTACAACAAGGCAATCTCTTTTCATACCCAATATTAAACGTTTACCGGGAAGCTTGTTTTACTTATTCGGGTACGACCCTTTCAAGAACCAATACAAAGTATTGTGTCTAACACATAACCTACAGGAACAGTCTCTGTCTTGTACTGTTTTCGTATTGGGAGATGTCTCAAAAGAGTGGCGGGAGATCCAATGCAGCATTGGATTTCACTTCCTTTTCAACCAACAAGTTTGCATCAACGGGGCAATCTATTACAAGGCAAGGGACGCAGACGGGACTCATGTTTTGGCGAGTTTCGATGTTAGGCATGAGACATTTAATCATGTTCAGACTCCAGAAAATCTGCTGGCTCATTATAACCATGACGTTTCGTCTTTTGTGAACTATCATGGGAAGTTAGGATGCATATGTCCAAGCAGCTTCGTCTGGAACGAAATGGACATGTGGGTTATGCATGACGCTGAGAAACAAGAGTGGTCGAAGATTGATACATTCGTAGACATGTTTCAAGGTTTACCAAGTTCGGATATCAGATTTGCGGGTGTCACTAATCCTGGAGGCGAAATCGTTATGGTCCATAAAGATTATCCCAGTGAGTTGGCACTAAACGTTTATTATTATGATACGAAACAAAATGGTCTTAGGAGATCTGAAATTCAAACTACAAGGCCTAGTGAAACTACCAGGCCTAGTGATCAAGTTACAGTCAGGGCTGTGACGGATCATGTTGAGAACATCATGAGTTTTGGAATACTAGATACTATGCGACGTCTTTCATTATTATGATTATTTTCACAATTTATATGTGCCATGTCTCGTGTTGTTAGACTCTGGAGGATAATAACTAAGAAGTAATCATCAAGAACGTTAACATCAGCTGGAAGGGAAGTTATTTGTTCGTTTTGTTAATTGCTTCAGTGACCATACTgcatttcgtttttttttttaattattatggtaatttctttttatctaGTTTCATATGACTCTTGTAATCTGATtccgaaattttttttttctttctttcttggcTTACATGCCGTTgggaactatttttttaaagcTGATTTACTCTGAAAAGATTATATAGATGATTTCGGCAACCAAATTATGAGAATCTACACCTAATTGCATCTCACATGTTCTGTTTTACGAAGATCCACGCCTAACCAATTTTACGTGCATTATGTTGAAAATGTTAGAAAATTTCTTGTAAAATTTTTTTGTCGTGTTGTTTGCATAATTGTTTAATTAAGTCCTGAAATTTAGATTTCCTATCATCTACAAGAAATTATACCTGAAGTctataaatcttaatcactaGACAGTGCTGTTGGAAACTATCTATCATGGCAAAATGTTTCGAAAACATAGCCGTGGGAACCTGTTAACGGCATCGAAGCGCTCGGCTGAGGTGATTACACCATAATCGCTCAACTAATCGGTTTCACTaagaatttcatttttttcatagTTTTGAGCGTTTGAAATGGAATGTTAAAGTTTAAACTTATTAATTCGATGCATAACAAGAAACCTC
It encodes:
- the LOC108854966 gene encoding serine/threonine-protein phosphatase BSL3 isoform X1 — translated: MDSDSCMAPEEKDQDPASLNHHQSASQPSPSETGSESASPPSAQQQQQAAVVIGPRCAPSYTVVNAILEKKEDGPGPRCGHTLTSVPAVGEEGSSNYIGPRLVLFGGATALEGNSGGTGTPTSAGSASGGGIRLAGATADVHCYDVLTNKWSRLTPHGEPPSPRAAHVATAVGTMVVIQGGIGPAGLSAEDLHVLDLTQQRPRWHRVVVQGPGPGPRYGHVMALVGQRYLMAIGGNDGKRPLADVWALDTAAKPYEWRKLEPEGEGPPPCMYATASARSDGLLLLCGGRDASSVPLASAYGLAKHRDGRWEWAIAPGVSPSARYQHAAVFVNARLHVSGGALGGGRMVEDSSSVAVLDTAAGVWCDTKSVVTSPRTGRYSADAAGGDASVELTRRCRHAAAAVGDLIFVYGGLRGGVLLDDLLVAEDLAAAETTSAASHAAAEAAANSPPGRSPGRYGFSDERTGELPESAPDAVVLGSPVAPPANGDMHTDISTENAMLPGTRQHCRRTSKGVEYLVEASAAEAEAISATLAAAKARQVNGEVEQPDRDRGAEATPSGKPSSSLIKPDSAVSTSVIPAGVRLHHRAVVVAAETGGALGGMVRQLSIDQFENEGRRVGYGTPESATAARKLLDRQQSINSVPKKVVAHLLKPRGWKPPVRRQFFLDCNEIADLCDSAERIFSSEPTVLQLKAPIKIFGDLHGQFGDLMRLFDEYGSPSTAGDISYIDYLFLGDYVDRGQHSLETITLLLALKVEYQHNVHLIRGNHEAADINALFGFRIECIERMGERDGIWVWHRMNRLFNWLPLAALIEKKIICMHGGIGRSINHVEQIESIQRPITMEAGSIVLMDLLWSDPTENDSVEGLRPNARGPGLVTFGPDRVMEFCNNNDLQLIVRAHECVMDGFERFAQGHLITLFSATNYCGSANNAGAILVLGRDLVVVPKLIHPLPPAITSPETSPERHIDDTWMQELNANRPPTPTRGRPQTPDDRGSLAWI
- the LOC108850840 gene encoding putative F-box protein At1g32420; amino-acid sequence: MPRNSSGVITIPLKLLVEIFEKLPTKSLARFRCVSHQWESIINNSIVIDSIVTRRLIQPPRRDPHFFFETCRYQPQHDHPPFTILSYHQVTDEEQHYHEEIIGEGYLIGFQYVRGLIGFWCSDNLQYFRIHNPTTRQSLFIPNIKRLPGSLFYLFGYDPFKNQYKVLCLTHNLQEQSLSCTVFVLGDVSKEWREIQCSIGFHFLFNQQVCINGAIYYKARDADGTHVLASFDVRHETFNHVQTPENLLAHYNHDVSSFVNYHGKLGCICPSSFVWNEMDMWVMHDAEKQEWSKIDTFVDMFQGLPSSDIRFAGVTNPGGEIVMVHKDYPSELALNVYYYDTKQNGLRRSEIQTTRPSETTRPSDQVTVRAVTDHVENIMSFGILDTMRRLSLL
- the LOC108854966 gene encoding serine/threonine-protein phosphatase BSL3 isoform X2, whose product is MDSDSCMAPEEKDQDPASLNHHQSASQPSPSETGSESASPPSAQQQQQAAVVIGPRCAPSYTVVNAILEKKEDGPGPRCGHTLTSVPAVGEEGSSNYIGPRLVLFGGATALEGNSGGTGTPTSAGSASGGGIRLAGATADVHCYDVLTNKWSRLTPHGEPPSPRAAHVATAVGTMVVIQGGIGPAGLSAEDLHVLDLTQQRPRWHRVVVQGPGPGPRYGHVMALVGQRYLMAIGGNDGKRPLADVWALDTAAKPYEWRKLEPEGEGPPPCMYATASARSDGLLLLCGGRDASSVPLASAYGLAKHRDGRWEWAIAPGVSPSARYQHAAVFVNARLHVSGGALGGGRMVEDSSSVAVLDTAAGVWCDTKSVVTSPRTGRYSADAAGGDASVELTRRCRHAAAAVGDLIFVYGGLRGGVLLDDLLVAEDLAAAETTSAASHAAAEAAANSPPGRSPGRYGFSDERTGELPESAPDAVVLGSPVAPPANGDMHTDISTENAMLPGTRRTSKGVEYLVEASAAEAEAISATLAAAKARQVNGEVEQPDRDRGAEATPSGKPSSSLIKPDSAVSTSVIPAGVRLHHRAVVVAAETGGALGGMVRQLSIDQFENEGRRVGYGTPESATAARKLLDRQQSINSVPKKVVAHLLKPRGWKPPVRRQFFLDCNEIADLCDSAERIFSSEPTVLQLKAPIKIFGDLHGQFGDLMRLFDEYGSPSTAGDISYIDYLFLGDYVDRGQHSLETITLLLALKVEYQHNVHLIRGNHEAADINALFGFRIECIERMGERDGIWVWHRMNRLFNWLPLAALIEKKIICMHGGIGRSINHVEQIESIQRPITMEAGSIVLMDLLWSDPTENDSVEGLRPNARGPGLVTFGPDRVMEFCNNNDLQLIVRAHECVMDGFERFAQGHLITLFSATNYCGSANNAGAILVLGRDLVVVPKLIHPLPPAITSPETSPERHIDDTWMQELNANRPPTPTRGRPQTPDDRGSLAWI